Proteins from one Cryptomeria japonica chromosome 4, Sugi_1.0, whole genome shotgun sequence genomic window:
- the LOC131032146 gene encoding uncharacterized protein LOC131032146: METTIITNLYKAAASGDVAALEEMVHKQKIDILALVFHGGNTALHISAFHCRREFVERLLQLIRAQSDEEATNEDRQRRLLRAQSKEGNTALHEAVKGGDHAQIVQMLIAADSTLSAIRNKMGESPFFTASASGRLNALKKLLPITDPLCYTRSDGQTCLHHALFYKKDEVAAELIEKAPELCKLADSIVGNTPLHIAALRGCRKSIVEKLLQCDTSSSFKQDKIKQQTALHLAAQRGHVDVVNCILRFAEDSVEITDKNGKTALHCAVENAHAGVVRCLVHFKRIINIADENGYTALDIANQKHEDEPLSPYFAIRRFLRRRNAIEGVEGADQRREISEPFPSEERYSTTINSLSVCATLVASVTFQAAFSLPPNEKVNKILSTPLSRRAFQSFVLLDWLAFCISILAAILLAYATFFRRHRSFVVGVSAFTLPLALYMMMFSFSLGIFLQLRDDYYMLAAYFYYAMFILAPSTMSVIFVVLYNALGYRIPEFIRVGLFEITSFGVFKRIIRFPRPS; encoded by the exons ATGGAAACAACAATAATCACAAATCTGTACAAAGCAGCTGCGTCGGGCGACGTTGCAGCACTGGAGGAGATGGTGCACAAGCAGAAAATTGATATTCTCGCACTTGTTTTCCACGGAGGAAACACTGCTTTACATATATCTGCCTTTCATTGTCGCAGAGAATTCGTGGAAAGGCTTCTGCAGCTCATCAGAGCGCAATCAGATGAAGAAGCCACCAATGAAGACCGACAGCGTAGATTGTTGAGAGCTCAGAGTAAAGAGGGGAACACTGCCTTGCACGAGGCGGTGAAAGGAGGAGATCATGCCCAAATCGTGCAAATGTTAATTGCAGCTGATTCAACGCTCTCAGCCATTCGCAACAAAATGGGCGAGTCTCCCTTCTTCACAGCATCCGCCAGTGGTCGTCTCAATGCACTCAAAAAGTTATTGCCAATCACTGATCCTCTCTGCTACACAAGATCCGACGGCCAGACATGTTTGCACCATGCCTTGTTCTATAAAAAAGATG AGGTAGCTGCGGAACTTATAGAAAAAGCTCCTGAGCTTTGCAAATTAGCGGATTCCATTGTGGGTAACACACCACTGCATATTGCTGCGTTACGTGGGTGTAGGAAGAGTATTGTGGAGAAGCTGTTGCAGTGTGATACTTCTTCTTCGTTTAAACAGGACAAAATCAAACAACAGACTGCACTTCACTTAGCAGCCCAACGTGGACATGTAGACGTTGTGAATTGCATACTCAGGTTTGCAGAAGACAGTGTTGAAATAACAGATAAAAATGGTAAAACTGCTCTCCACTGCGCCGTTGAGAATGCTCATGCGGGTGTTGTGAGATGTCTGGTGCATTTCAAAAGGATAATCAACATAGCCGACGAGAATGGGTACACTGCACTCGACATAGCAAATCAAAAGCACGAAGACGAACCATTGTCTCCCTACTTTGCA ATTCGAAGGTTCCTCCGCAGGAGGAATGCCATCGAGGGAGTGGAGGGGGCAGATCAGAGAAGAGAAATATCAGAGCCATTTCCAAGTGAGGAAAGATATTCGACAACAATAAACAGTCTTTCGGTATGCGCCACATTGGTTGCATCGGTCACATTTCAGGCAGCTTTCAGCCTGCCACCAAATGAGAAGGTTAACAAGATCCTCTCCACCCCTTTATCTCGCCGTGCTTTCCAAAGTTTTGTATTATTGGATTGGCTGGCGTTTTGCATTTCCATCTTAGCAGCGATTCTTTTAGCATACGCAACCTTTTTCCGTCGCCATCGGAGCTTTGTAGTTGGTGTGAGCGCATTTACTTTACCATTGGCCCTGTACATGATGATGTTCTCATTTTCGTTGGGCATATTCCTACAGCTAAGGGATGACTATTATATGTTGGCGGCATACTTCTATTATGCAATGTTTATCTTGGCCCCCAGTACGATGAGTGTAATATTTGTGGTGTTGTATAATGCGCTGGGGTATCGAATCCCGGAGTTCATCCGGGTAGGGCTTTTCGAAATAACATCGTTCGGCGTGTTTAAGCGAATAATCCGCTTTCCCCGGCCCAGTTAG